The Manihot esculenta cultivar AM560-2 chromosome 11, M.esculenta_v8, whole genome shotgun sequence genome includes a region encoding these proteins:
- the LOC110607592 gene encoding probable amidase At4g34880 produces the protein MKSNVGFKKAMCDLGVSINVMPLSIYNSLNDGPFKKTSVIIQLANRYIIYPDGVLEDNLVQVDGDVTNGDSIDVLDTLNQNTFELSHDDKLNQQELLEEADSMEGADKKLKVAVENLNKLSRNGLEKLVREHNIDALVAPYDMERSSSISTVFAIGGYPGITVPAGYDTTGLPFGICFGGLKGTEPKLIEIVYGFEQATKKRKPPVIQATSL, from the exons ATGAAAAG TAATGTTGGATTTAAAaaggctatgtgtgatcttggagtttcaattaatgtcatgcctttATCCATTTATAATTCATTGAATGATGGTCCCTTTAAGAAAACAAGTGTTATCATCCAACTTGCTAATAGGTATATCATTTATCCTGATGGTGTTTTGGAAGATAACCTAGTCCAAGTTGATGG TGATGTAACTAATGGTGATAGTATTGATGTTCTTGATACTTTGAATCAAAATACTTTTGAGTTGAGTCATGATGACAAGCTAAAT CAACAAGAACTGTTGGAAGAGGCTGACTCCATGGAAGGAGCAGACAAAAAGCTGAAGGTAGCAGTGGAAAATCTGAACAAACTTTCAAGAAATGGATTGGAGAAATTGGTGAGGGAGCATAACATAGATGCCCTAGTGGCTCCTTATGATATGGAAAGGAGCTCAAGTATCTCAACAGTCTTTGCAATTGGAGGATATCCAGGAATCACTGTCCCTGCTGGGTATGACACTACGGGGTTGCCCTTTGGCATCTGCTTTGGAGGATTAAAGGGTACAGAGCCAAAACTAATAGAGATTGTTTATGGCTTTGAGCAGGCCACTAAGAAAAGGAAGCCTCCTGTCATTCAAGCCACGtcactttaa